The genomic region AGTCGCCGGAGAGGGCGGCGCGGGTCATGTCGGAGAAGCGGCGCGGGAAGGCGTTGGCCAGCACCGAGATGATGCCCACGGCCCCGAAGCTGATGAGCGAAGTCGTCATCATGTCGTCGCCGGAAATCAGCAGGAAGTCGGCGGGCTTGGCGGCGGCAATGGCAATGCACTGCTCCAGGTTGCCGCTGGCTTCCTTGATGCCGATGATGTTGGGGTGCTGGGCTAGGTGCAGCGTGGTGGCCGCCGTGAGGTTGGAGGCGGTGCGGCCGGGCACGTTGTAGAGGATAATCGGAAGGGGCGAGGCGTCGGCCAGCCGCTCGTAGTGGGCAATGATGCCGCGCTGGCTGGGCTTGTTGTAGTAGGGCGAGGCCGACAGGATGGCCGAAACGCCGGTCAGGTCGGTGGAGCGCAGCAGGGCCTCGGTAGCGGCCGTATCGTTGCCGCCGATGCCGTACACGAGTGGCACGCGGCCAGCGGTGTGCTCCCGCGCCACGCGCAGGATTTCCGCCTTTTCCTCGGCGGAAATGGTGGGCGACTCGGCCGTGGTGCCGTTGATGACGAGGTATTCCACGCCGCCATCAATGACGAAATCGAGGAGGCGGCGCAGGGCCGGGTAGTCCACGGCGTGCGTATCAGAAGTAAAGGGCGTGACGAGGGCGACGCCGGTGCCGTGAAGCTTGTCCATGCGAGGAATTAGCTGTTGCTTTGTAGGGTAGGAGGTCGGGGGCGAAGGTACGCCGATGTTCTGATGGACCTTCTTTTGCAAAAATACAGCATTTGCCGGCTCTCCGGCCGCTTTCCCCTTTCCATGAAGCTTACCCCCTCCGTGCTGCTGACTGCAGCCGCCCTGGCCTCGGCCCTCACGCTGCCTTCCTGCAACGACGCCAAAACAGCCGCCACCGCCGAAACCAGCACCCCCGCCAGCACCGCCATGAGCGGCACCGCCGCCACCACGGCCGCCGAAGACTCGGCTTCCAAAGCCGGCACCGCCGCTCCGGACCCCAGCACCATTCCGGCCGGCAGCATCGCCGATGCCGCCACCATCACGGCCCGGCCACAGGTGCCCATCCTGTGCTACCACCAGATCCGCGACTGGCGTGCCAAGGACTCGAAAGGCGCCAAAGACTACATCGTGCCCGTCGATGCGTTCAAGAAGCAGATTCAGATGCTGGCCGACTCTGGCTACCACACCATCCTGCCCGACCAGCTCTACGCCTACCTCACCACCGGCGCCAAGCTCCCGAGCAAGCCCATCATGCTCACCTTCGACGACACCGACCTCGACCAGTTCACGGTGGCCAAGCCCGAGCTGGACAAGCACAACTTCAAGGCCGTGTACTTCATCATGACCGTGAGCCTGGGCCGGCCGCGCTACATGAGCAAGGCGCAGGTAAAGCAGCTCTCAGATGAGGGCAACGTCATCGGCTCGCACACCTGGGACCACCACAACGTGAAGAAATATCAGGGCGAGGACTGGGTGACGCAGATCGAGAAGCCCACCAAAACGCTGGAGGAAATCACCGGCAAAGACATCAAATATTTCGCTTATCCCTTCGGCCTCTGGAACCCCGAAGCCATTCCGGAGCTGAAGAAGCGCGGCATGGTGGCCGCCTTCGTGCTGGCCGAAAAGCGCGACCAGCAGGACCCGCTGTTCACCATCCGCCGCATCATCGCCAGCGGCTACTGGAGCGCCCGCACCCTCCACAACAGTATCGTGCAATCCTTCTAGGATCACAGATTAGCACGGATTTTAGCGGATTGCACGGATTTTGTAGCTGGTTCGCTTCCTGATGCTTTCGTGAAAACGCCCCGTCTGCTTGCGCAGGCGGGGCGTTTTGCGTTGTCGGGATTTTGAGCGCGGAGGCTACTCGGTTTTGGCGCCGGCTTGCTTGAGGCTGGGTAGCGAGCCGCCGTTTACCACTTTGCGCAGGCCCTGTTGGCGCATAAGCGTGGCGGCTTTGTTGCTGCGGTTGCCGCTGGCGCAGTACACCAGATAAGTCTGGGTGCTGTCGAGCTGGCTGACCTGCTGGGCGAAGTCGGCGGCTTTGAAGTCGACGTTACGGGCTCCCGCCACGTGGCCGGTGGCGAATTCGGCCGGCGTGCGCACGTCCAGCACCACCACTTTATGGCGCCGGATGAGCTTAGTGGCTTTGGCTGGCGCTACGTCGGGTGGGGGCGCGGGCGCCTGAGCCAGGGCTACGCTGCCCGAGAGCAGGCTGGCCAGGGCCAGGGTGGAAAGGAAACGACGCATAAGCAGGGAAAAGATTTCGTGAGAGGATAGGCGGGGCAAACCGTTGGGCTGCCCTGCCCATGAACGGAACACCGACAGGGCTAGAACAGCGAAGTCTGCGTTCCGGTGCCTTGGATCGGCGTTGGGTTTGACGCTGACGGAGCAGAGTCTTCTGCAGCGTCGGCAGTTTCCGCGGGAGCTGAAGTGGCTTCCGGGCCGGCGGGCAGCATGGCCAGCAGCTCGGCTTCGCTGATGATGGGCACTTTGAAGCCGGTGGCTTTTTCGCGCTTGGCCGGGCCCATTTTGTCGCCGGCCACCAGGTAGCTGAGCTTCTTGCTGATGCTGCCCGTGATTTTGCCGCCGTGTGCCTCAATCAGGGCCTGCAGTTCGTCGCGGGAGTGCAGCTCAAACACGCCCGACAGCACGAACGTGAGGCCTTCGAGGCGGTTGCTCATGGCTTGCGGTGCCTCGCCGGTGAGTTCTAGCTGCACGCCCGCCGCCCGCAGCCGCGCCACCAACTCCTGGTTCTGCGGCTCTTGAAACCACGCCGCCGCCGACTCGGCAATGACGCCACCCACCTCCGGCACGGCGGCCAGCTCGGTGGCCGTAGCGACCATCAGGGCCTCCATGGTGCGGTAGTGGTTGGCCAGCTTCTCGGCCACGGTTTCGCCCACGTACCGAATACCCAAGCCGAACAGCACCTGGTCGAAGGGCACCAGCTTGCTTTGCTCCAGCCCCGCCAGCAGCCGCTGCACCGATTTCTCGCCCATCCGGTCTAGCTGGGCCAGCTCCTCGGCTTTGGCGGGCAGGTCGTAGAGGCTGGCCGCGTCCGTCACGAGGCCCAGGTCGAAGAAGCGGCCCACGGTTTCGGCGCCCAGTCCGTCGATGTTCAGCGCCTTGCGCGACACGTAGTGCTCCAGCTTGGCCTTGCGCTGGGGCGGGCAGCCCCGGTCGTTGGGGCAGCGGAAGTGGGCCTCGCCCTCGGGCCGGATCAGGGGTGTGTTGCAGGCAGGGCAGGCCGTGGGGTACACGATTGGCTGGCTGTCTTCGGGGCGGGCCGTGAAATCTACGCCGGTGATTTTGGGGATGATTTCGCCGCCTTTCTCCACGAACACCATATCGTTGAGGCGGATATCGAGGGCCGCAATCTGGTTGGCGTTGTGCATGGAGGCGCGCTTGACCACGGTGCCGGCCAGCGGCACGGGGTCGAGCAGGGCCACGGGCGTGACGGCGCCGGTGCGGCCCACCTGGTACTGCACATCGCGCAGGCGGGTGCGGCCCGCTTCCGCCGGGTACTTGTAGGCAATGGCCCAGCGCGGGCTTTTGGCCGTGTAGCCCAGCAGCTCCTGTTGCCGGAAATCGTCAATCTTGATAACGATGCCGTCGGTGGCGACGGGCAGCGTGAAGCGCTTTTTGTCCCACTCGTGCACGAAATCCAGCACCTCAGCAATGGAGCCGCACCGCCGCCACGTGTCCGACACAGGCAGGCCCCAGGCGCTCAACGCTTCCAGCGAGGCGCTGTGCGTGGGCAGGCTGCTGCGGCCCGGCATCAGAAACGAGTAGGCGTAGAAGCGCAGCCGTCGGGCCGCCACCAGCGCCGAATCCTGGAGCTTGAGGGCACCGCTGGCGGCGTTGCGCGGGTTGGCCAGCAGGGCCTCGCCGTTTTCCTCGCGCTCGGCGTTCAGCTCCGCAAACACCGGCAGGGGCATGAATATTTCGCCGCGCACCTCAAACTCCGGCGGCTGAGCCGGGCCGGCCGTGCGCAGGTGCAGCGGCAGGTTCTTGATGGTGCGCACGCTGCTGGTCACCACGTCGCCGCGGGTGCCGTCGCCGCGCGTGACCCCCTGCGTGAGCTGGCCGGCCTCGTAGGTGAGACTCATGGCCACGCCGTCGAACTTCAGCTCGCAGACGTAGGCGTAGTCGGCGCCTTCCAGGCCTTTTTGCACCCGCTCATCGAACTCGCGCAGGTCGGCCTCGGAGTAGGTGTTGCCGAGGCTGAGCATGGGGTAGCGGTGCGCGGCCGTCGGGAACTGCTTGGTGATGGTGCCGCCCACGCGCTGGGTGGGCGAGTTGGGGTGGGCCAGCTCCGGGTGCTGCTTTTCCAGCTCGGCCAGCTCGGCCAGCAGCTGGTCGAACTCCTGGTCGGGAATCTCGCTGATGTCGCGCTGGTAGTACTGGTAGTTGAGGTGGTGCAGGCGCTCGGTGAGGGCCGTAATGCGGGCCTGGAGGTCGGTGGTCATAGGGAAGAATGTAGCATAGGCTTCAGCCTGTGCCGCGGGCCGGACAGGGCTTACGGGCGGAGCGGCTTCTGCGCCGCAAGCTACGGTTTTATGGGTTGCTGCCACAGGAAAAGCCCGCCTGAAATCAATCAAACGGGCTTTTTAACGGGTAAGAATCGGGGGCTACCCGGCACAGGCTGAAGACTATGCTACAGCGTTTTGTCGGCTACCAGTACGCCGTCGGCCTCGAAGTTGAGCTGCTCCTCGGGCGTGGTAATGGCGGCTATTTCCTTCTCTGACTTGCCGGCATCTTTGGCGTAGTGCTGCAGGTCCGACACGGGCACTACCTCGCGGTGCGCCCAGCCGTTTATCACCACGGTTTTGCCGCTGATGTCTTTGGGTACGAAGAAGGCGTAATCCTTGAACCGCACCCGCATTTCCTGGCCTTCGGGCGTTTTCATGGTCAGCCAGCAGCCCTTAGCCTGGCACACGGCGTCGGCCTTGCCTACCAGCTTCACCTGTGCCGAGTCCTGGGTGCCCAACACCTGCTTCA from Hymenobacter canadensis harbors:
- the dapA gene encoding 4-hydroxy-tetrahydrodipicolinate synthase; this translates as MDKLHGTGVALVTPFTSDTHAVDYPALRRLLDFVIDGGVEYLVINGTTAESPTISAEEKAEILRVAREHTAGRVPLVYGIGGNDTAATEALLRSTDLTGVSAILSASPYYNKPSQRGIIAHYERLADASPLPIILYNVPGRTASNLTAATTLHLAQHPNIIGIKEASGNLEQCIAIAAAKPADFLLISGDDMMTTSLISFGAVGIISVLANAFPRRFSDMTRAALSGDFPKASQLLFGFTDLNPLMYEESNPVGVKAALAAQGICGGAVRLPLLEASESLLERVKQLV
- a CDS encoding polysaccharide deacetylase family protein → MKLTPSVLLTAAALASALTLPSCNDAKTAATAETSTPASTAMSGTAATTAAEDSASKAGTAAPDPSTIPAGSIADAATITARPQVPILCYHQIRDWRAKDSKGAKDYIVPVDAFKKQIQMLADSGYHTILPDQLYAYLTTGAKLPSKPIMLTFDDTDLDQFTVAKPELDKHNFKAVYFIMTVSLGRPRYMSKAQVKQLSDEGNVIGSHTWDHHNVKKYQGEDWVTQIEKPTKTLEEITGKDIKYFAYPFGLWNPEAIPELKKRGMVAAFVLAEKRDQQDPLFTIRRIIASGYWSARTLHNSIVQSF
- a CDS encoding rhodanese-like domain-containing protein, producing MRRFLSTLALASLLSGSVALAQAPAPPPDVAPAKATKLIRRHKVVVLDVRTPAEFATGHVAGARNVDFKAADFAQQVSQLDSTQTYLVYCASGNRSNKAATLMRQQGLRKVVNGGSLPSLKQAGAKTE
- the ligA gene encoding NAD-dependent DNA ligase LigA translates to MTTDLQARITALTERLHHLNYQYYQRDISEIPDQEFDQLLAELAELEKQHPELAHPNSPTQRVGGTITKQFPTAAHRYPMLSLGNTYSEADLREFDERVQKGLEGADYAYVCELKFDGVAMSLTYEAGQLTQGVTRGDGTRGDVVTSSVRTIKNLPLHLRTAGPAQPPEFEVRGEIFMPLPVFAELNAEREENGEALLANPRNAASGALKLQDSALVAARRLRFYAYSFLMPGRSSLPTHSASLEALSAWGLPVSDTWRRCGSIAEVLDFVHEWDKKRFTLPVATDGIVIKIDDFRQQELLGYTAKSPRWAIAYKYPAEAGRTRLRDVQYQVGRTGAVTPVALLDPVPLAGTVVKRASMHNANQIAALDIRLNDMVFVEKGGEIIPKITGVDFTARPEDSQPIVYPTACPACNTPLIRPEGEAHFRCPNDRGCPPQRKAKLEHYVSRKALNIDGLGAETVGRFFDLGLVTDAASLYDLPAKAEELAQLDRMGEKSVQRLLAGLEQSKLVPFDQVLFGLGIRYVGETVAEKLANHYRTMEALMVATATELAAVPEVGGVIAESAAAWFQEPQNQELVARLRAAGVQLELTGEAPQAMSNRLEGLTFVLSGVFELHSRDELQALIEAHGGKITGSISKKLSYLVAGDKMGPAKREKATGFKVPIISEAELLAMLPAGPEATSAPAETADAAEDSAPSASNPTPIQGTGTQTSLF
- a CDS encoding DUF4920 domain-containing protein; protein product: MTIKQFSLAASLLALAACQTNPATETATTTAAPATAVTLTGQTYGAAITADGARPLSELKQVLGTQDSAQVKLVGKADAVCQAKGCWLTMKTPEGQEMRVRFKDYAFFVPKDISGKTVVINGWAHREVVPVSDLQHYAKDAGKSEKEIAAITTPEEQLNFEADGVLVADKTL